The genomic region CTTTGGTATCATCAGATGGATCGGTCAGGATCTCGTTCATTTCCTCATCAAAGAACCCACGTTTGTAGGCTATCTCAACTGGCACTCTGTGACTTTCCTCTGGGTCAATGATTCCACCTGTGGCAATCTGGGCTTCCAAGAGACGGATACCATGATCTTTCAGGATGAGCCCCTTTTTCATGGCCTGAAACAAGGAGATTGTATTGCCCGAATAAGGATCTCTATATCCAGTCACAGCTCTCTCTGCAGAGAGAAGCTTGTCTTTGAATTCTGGACCTACAATTCCCATTCTCACTGCTTCACTGACAGTCAGTTTGAGATTTTTGATTGGGTCAATGACAAAGGCAGTGGCTGCCTGGGCCTCAAGTAGCTCAAACGCAGTTCCTGGCCTAATCATGTTCTTCTTCATGGCCTGGTAAATTGATAGACGTTCCTTTGTGGACTCCAAAAACACACCAGCAATACAGCTGGTGCCTTCAAGGTACCTTGATAGCCTCTCGCTCACCTCCTCCACTGAAATAAGACCTTCATTCAGTTGGGTGACAGTCTCCTGATCGATAATTTGTGACCTGAGCAGCTCTTCCATTGTGATTTGTTTCCTGAGACCTTTGAATGTCAGCCTCTTGTCTCCCAGTGAGAGGAGTCGCAATCCACCATCTAACTTGCATCTCTTGAGCAGCTGTGAATATGGTAGTTTCTCATCTGTGACAGGGTCAACAAAACCTTTAACTTCACTAGCCAGTTTCTCATTGGTTTCCTTGTTGATATAGCCTCTTTGTATGGCAATGTCTGTTGGCAGATGGAATTGGAATTCAGGATCAATAATACCACCAGTGGCAGTCTGTGCCTCTAACATTTTCAGAGCATAATCCTCTGGAACAAGATCCTTCTTCATGGCCTGGAAAAGAGATATGATTTTCCCACTGTATGGATCTTTGTATCCTGTGACCGCTCTTTCTGCTGAGAGAAGTTTATCATGGATCTCAGGTCCAACAACACCTTTACGAACAGCTTCATCAACAGTGAGTGTCTCATTCTTTACTGGATCAACGAGGAATCCTGTCGCAGCTTGGGCTTCTAGGAGGTTCATGGCTACTTCTTGTTTAAGAAAACCTCTCTTCATTGCTTGGTATATGCTTACCTTGGAACTTGAGTCAGTTGTGACCCCAGCAACACAGCCTGTGCCGTAGAGATACTGTTTTACACTGGTCATCTCCATTATGTCGCGAATATTCCTCTTGCCCTGTTTAAGAAGGTTATATGTCTCCAAGTCGATGATGCGGGCATTGTAGAGCTCCTCAATAGTTATTCTTCTTCTCAAAGTCTTATATGACAGTGGACTGTCATTTCGAATTATCTCCCTCTGCTCCATTATctcaataataatgatgatcatCCTCTCTTTAGTGATTTTGCCAGAGCGATATTCATCCATTAGCTTCTGCCTCTCCGATTCTGGAATCATATTTGAATTCATGACATCCCAGAGGTTCAATGGTTTATCAGCAAGGCCTTCAATTGGAATATCAATCTGGGTGTCGGTCAGGTCACTCTCCGTTTGTTCCTCGGTGTAGAGGTATGTCTTCTCCACAACAGTTGGCGACTGAGGTTTGGAGAGTGGGAGGATGTACAGGCCAGTCTCTGGATCtctttgacatttgtttttaagCTGTCTATAGGTTGCATTCTCGTCACTTTCTGGGTCTGAGAAAGCCTTATTATCATCAGTTGGTTCAGATAGGGTCTTTGCAACTGCTTTGCTGAAAATGTTCTTCTGATATGCAACATCATCTGGGACACGATGGCTATTTACAGGGTCAATGATTCCTCCGCTAACCATTTGTGCCTCCAACAGTGGCATGGCGTGCTCTTTTAGGATGAGATCTTTCTGCATTGCTTCAAACAGGGAAATTTTGCTTCCTGTGAATGGATCTTTATAGCCAGTGACAGCTTTTTCTGCAGAGAGGAGTTTTTCATGTAGCTCTGGACCAACAAGGCCTGACTTCACTGCCTCATCTACTGACAGACACTGGTTCCTCACTGGATCTACAATGAACCCAGTTGCAGCTTGGGCCTCAAGAAGTGAAAGCCCTGTGGTATGTCTGAGGAGCTTTTTCTTCATAGCCTGATAAAtgcttattttctcttttgttagCTCAAGGCAGATTCCAGCAATGCTATCAGATCCCTTGAGGTATTTATTGATGTCGGGATTCTTTTCAGTGACTTGTTTAGGTGTTGTTTTGCCTTGTTGAATGAGCTCGAAGGTTGGTTTGTCAATAATTTTGGAATCATACAGGGAGACTGCAGGGACAGGGGCTCTGAGTCCCTTGAAGCTGGACTGTTCTTGTTTTTTGGCCTCTTTGTCATCCACAATTGTGACAACAATTTTGATGATCCTTTCAATTGTAATCTTTCCAGACCTAAACTGTCTGAGGAGGTCAAGCCTTTGTTCCTCAGTGAGATATTCAGAGTTGATGATTTCCCAGATGGTCATCTTTCTGCCTTTAAATGGTCCAGAGTCAATCTCAACAGTGGCCTGAGTCATAGCCTCTTTTGTCTGGGCTTCGGTGTATGATGGCTCCTCCTTTGCATTGATTGCTTCatcagaaagaggaagaagctggAGACCAGTTTTCTCGTCAGTGACACATCTCTTGAAGAGCTCTGAGTAGGTGACCTTTTCTTTAGTGTTGGGGTCAAAGAAGCATTTAGTTTCATCAGTGGGACTGCTCAAAacctgtttcatttcatcatcaaaatAATTTCTCTTGCAGGCAATATCATGTGAAATGCGATGGCTTTTTACAGGATCAATGATGCCACCGGTGGTCATTTGGGCATCGAGTAGTCGGATTCCTTGTTCCTTAGGTATGAGATCCTTTTTCATTGCTTGATAGAGAGAAACAGTTTTTCCAGTGTAAGGATCTTTGAAACCTGTGACAGCTCTCTCTGCAGACAGGAGCTTTTCATGCAGCTCAGGACCAACAACACCTGCTTTGACAGCTTCATCAACTGTGTACTTCTGATTCTGTACAGGGTCAACCACATAGCCTGTTCCTGCTTGGGCCTCGAGCATAATCAAGGCAGGCCCCTGCCTCATTATATCATTTTTCATGGCTTGATAAAAGGACATTGTCTCTTTGGTTGAGTCAGTCACTACACCTGCAATGCAATTTGTCCCTTTCAATGCTTTATGGACATGCTCCATTTCAGACACCTCTTTGACTGTCTTTTTGCCCTTGTTTAATTTGTTGAACAGGTCTTTATCAATGATTTTGGATTCCAGAAGCTCAGCGGCAGGGACAGGTGCTCTCAGACCATCAAAAGtaatttccttcttcttctccttctcctctgcaaCTGTAATCACTATCTTAATGATCTTTTCAATTGTGATTTTGCCGGTCTTGTATTGCCGGAGGAGGTCCTTCTTCTGGTCCTCAGTGAAGTACTCAGAGTTTATTATTTCCCAAATGGTGACTGTCTTTCCCTTGAATTTTCCAAATGGCACCGACACAGTTGTGTTGCTGAACACATCCTTGGTCTCCTCCTCAGTGTATATGCTTGAGCACTGAGCAGCTTTGTCTGTGATTGGCAGGAGTAACAGACCGGTGTCGGGGTCAGTGACACATCTCGCCATTAGCTCAGAATACGTCAAAGGTTCCTGAGTGCTGGGGTCAAAGTATCCCTTTTGATCCTCTGAGGGGTTTTCCATAACCttattcatttctgcatcataTTGTCCCTGCTTGTAGGCGATTTCATTTGGTACACGGTGACTATTGATAGGGTCAACGATGCCACCAGTTGCAAGCTGGGCCTCAAGGACTCTGATGGCATGATCATGCTCTGTGAGACCCTTCTTCATAGCTTCAAAGAAAGAGATCTTCCCACCAGTATATGGGTCTTTGTAACCAACAACAGCTCTCTCAGCTGAAAGCATTTTGTTGTGCAGTTCCGGGCCAATCAAACCCTCCTTAACAGCCTCATTAACAGAAAGTTTCTGATTTTGAATAGGATCTAACATATAACCTGTAGCCGCCTGTGCCTCAAGAAGGATCAAGGCTGTGCCTGGAGTAATCTTTTTCTCTTCTGATGCTACATAGATGGACATTTTTTGCTTAGATGGTGTCAAAACACCGGCAATGCAATTCTTTCCTTTCAGAATTACTTTAAGTTTTTCGGTTTCACCAAGCTCTTGAGCAGTGGTTTTGCCATTTTTCAGGTTGTCAAAGTCCTTTTTGGGTAAAAGGCCAATTTCATGAAGTCTGCTTGCAGGTACCTTATCTCGAATACCATCAAAGGCTAATGGATCTGGTCTCTTTTCTACACTGTCTACCACATCGCTGGCATTTCTGCCATTGTAAACTGTACTTATTGTCTTAACTACTGTTACAGATTCTTTGGTGACTTGATCTTTTTGTGCGTCTTCAAGCTGCTGGAGCTTATCACGCAATTTCTGGTTTTCCTCTGCGAGAATCCTTTCCTGCTCTAGTCTCTGATTTTCCAGGTCCTGCATTTCTTTCTGCTTGCTAAGCATTGAGGTCTCAGCCTCTTTCTGCCTATTTAGGGCTGCATCCATGGTAGCCTggagtttcttcttctcctcctccatctgctgTCTCTGGCGCTCCTGTTCATCCTTGAGGGCCTTGGCCTTTTTGACCTCTTCTTCAAACTGGCTCTCCAGCTTCTTTTTCTGGTCTTCAATTAGTTTCTCCTTCTTCAACAGCATTTCCTTCTCAGTCAGGAATGACTGCTGAAGCACTGTTTTCTCGTGTTCCATTTGTTTCTGCTGTGCATCGGCGATCTGATAGAAAAGCAAGAGAAAACAAGTTACAATAGGTTTTTGGCTGAAGCacataattaattatttaaaaaatatgtacaaTTTGTGTATAATTTGTAATGGATAAAACTTGCACAATGCACTATGCTTATGCAATTAGAGATCAGAAATATTCACCAGTTGaagttatatatacatttttcaatttcTCAATGTATATTTACGCAAAATACTACTGAACCAATTTTTTACAACATTTTGTGGAGGCGTGGGGCATGAGCGAAGGACATTCAATTATTGAGCAGGTCCTGAAAAAAAGTGTGTTTCCAGTAATGATTCTCTCCTTGGTTTAACATGGCCATATAGGTCTGGGCAGAGACATGCCCTATCTGAGCttctgaaaatatttaaattttctaGCATCCCAAGATTTAAGATTTATTATTGTACTGCAGTATTCTTTGTATTTCTGactacataaatatatatatatatatatcatgaatcgaaatatttaaatgttatttctaAAATATCTTATAAAATGTTACGGTAAAACCAAattcatttacaccatgttactgtcctctgatatcctcttCCAGAGAGGAGTTCACGCCTGGACCACagcggacatttaggctaaaaacatggaaTAAATTATCTTGTTTCGcgtcgaatttgaatgtcagggcatacagacaccacaggagcagtatggaggcctgttatgtttttattctgtagtttgtttacgtttgaagaattgGTCACTATTTACTTCAATTTTTTGGGATTTGGCtccaacactgtttacccctgaaactccaaaaaggTTTTGTGGTCtcgaacacttcacccacccctcaatCGCTATAGTGGTGAGTATTTTTTTACATGCATTTCAATGTGAATATAGTCAGCAACCTTCAGCGACCTTCCtggaaattatatttatatttaacttcTTTTGTATGTAAAGTATATGTAATAATACTCACATTTAAACCTTCAATCTCTAAAACATTGTGCAGGCCTGGATCTAGACTGCTCAGATTGGGAGGGGCTATTAGACATCAGGGTAGGACAACTTTTGACAACAGTGGACTTTGTGTTGAGAGTTTTTCCAAGTTTTAAAGAACGCGCCTCAATAGGAAATTCAACCAAGCCATTGTATAAtgtaaatattgaatataaCAATAATACTACTAAAAGTGATTATTTTTTACACTTGCCACACACAGACTAGTGCAACCAAACTGTTTTATGCCTGCACGGAAGCACACATTCAGGTGAAGAGATCCAGTGAGGAAGCTATGAATGGACGCTGCTGTaattaaacacaacactgacgaTTATTTAATGAAACAGGTGTCATTGGTTTAAATATGTTACAAAAGAAGTTCAACAGCCAAGTTTAATTTTTTAGATGAACAAACTGTGAACAACTGGAGACTTTGGCTTGGCTGTCCTTTAAGTagcacctgaaggcagcactAATAATAATGAACGTTTGATCAATCTGTGCTTTTTATGAATGGATATCGGATCATTCAATTGAAGATCAATTTTAATCAAAGTATAGTTTAAAACCAATTTGGTTGGCAGAGTAGAAATTTGGGTGGGCATTGCCCCAGCCGACTTCTAGATCCAGGCCCGACATTGTGTTACCTACTGTAATCTGCAAAAACTTAGTTgagtacaaaataaaacattcctACAACTTTTTGGCAGCTCTGCCTATCGAAAGGTTACACTTGACTTCAACTGATTCACAGAACttagaaaatatagaaaaaatattTGGTCAGTTCagaaaaatcccccaaaaattaTCTCTGGATTTCAAAGCAATGGGACCAGCAACGTGACAAAATAGTGAATCATTGAAGCAATGGCCCTCTGAGTAGAGCGGCTCTACATGTATGGAGATTCTTTGGTAAATTATTCAGCATATGTTTAGACTTTTCACTAAATTGGTTGAGGATTGTCATAGTTTTCAGCCATTTTACCCTATTGTAAATAATGAAAGGTTCATCTATTTTATGTACTGCAAGTTCTGAACCTGAAAGAAATATGAAGCATGTCTTAAAATGAGGAAACATTCCAGGGTATGAGGGGACATTCAAGATGTGATTTGCATGAGCACAGTgcactgtaaataaatacaatttcattCATAAAGATTCGATTTCATGTTTAGTAAAATAAGAGAAAGATATAGAGAAATTAAAGGAAAAAGAGTGTTAGTTTTCTGATAGAATTCACAATGACATAAGCTGCTTTGTTATGCCATTTTTGACACAATACCTCTTTAGACTTATATTGAAGTTCCTCAGCATCCTGTTTCAGTCTAGACTTCTCCTTCTCTAGGTCTGCGATTGCTTTTCGTAAATCATCAGCCTCTTTACTGGTATTAAGTCTGTCGACCGTCATTTTTTCCACGACTGTCATTTTTTCTTTGGTGGCTATTTCAGTCTCATGAAGACGAGCAGCAATTGTGTCAGCTTGTTTCCTGAATTTCTTTGCCTCCTCTTCAGCTTTGGCCTGGGCTTCACTGAGCTGAGAAACCTGAAGCTTGAGTTTTTCAGCTTCAGCTATTATCTCCAATTGCCTTTTCCTTTCCGCTTCAAGGGATTTCTGGTACTCCTCAGTTTCCTCTTCTAGACGCTGCTGCATTAGTTGTTTATCCTCCAGCAACTTTTGTGCCTGCTGTTGAGCCAAGTCCTTCTGCCTTTGGAGCATCTCTGCCTCAGCTTTAAGTTTAGATGCCTCTTGTATGGCCTGCATTTTCTCTTTGAGCATTTTCTCTGCAAGAGTTCTTTGATGATTTAGATCATCTTCTGCAATCTGTCTTAAGCGTGCAGCCTCTTTGGCTTCTACACTAAGTCTAGCAGCGTCCTCTGCAAGATTTTTCATAGTTTCAGCCTCTTCTTCAAGGAATTTTTGAGTGTTATCTTTATCTTTCTTGATGAGGCGCTGGTTTTCCTCCTCAATTCTGATTTTTAGTTTGAGAAGTTCCTCCATCTGAATCTTGACTTTGAAcaactcctcctccacctggcCCTTTTGTTTGACAGCATCATCAACCTCATCCTTCAAGCgctgcagctcttcatccaGGACAGATTTCTGATTATCAGTTTCATCAAGCTGAAGTTTAACCTTTGTGAGCTCTTGCTCCACTTGGAACTTCTGCTTTAATGTTTGCTCTGCCAATTTTTTGTGCTTAGCCATTTCAGCGTCGGCATGATGCTTCTGCTTGAGTGCTGAAGTTTCTGCTTGTGCTCGTTTGGCAGCTTCAAATTCTGCCTCCTTCCTCATTCTCTCAGCATCCTCTTGAGCTTTGGCTTGGATTGCAGCTTCCTGCTCAGCAGCTGCTCTTTGGCGTTCCGCTTCTTCTGCTTGCTGACGGAAGagagctgcctctctctctgccttctcCTTAGCAGCCTCTGCCTCCTTGGCAAGCTGCTTGGCTTTTTCATATTCATCCTTAAGCTTCTTTTTCGTGATGCTGTCTTCCTTCTGTTGAGCAAGGACACTTTGAACTTGCTGCTCAGCTGCATTGCATTTCAAGGACGCTTGTTGGGCTGCGACAATCTGTTTTTCAGCTTCTTCGTCAGCCTCATCTTTCTGCTTTCGGGCTAGTTCTGCTTTCCTTTTCAGACGATCCAGCTCATCCTGGGCTGTCTTGCATTGTCTGCCTGCCTCTTCTTCAGCAGCTGTAATCTTTTTAACCTTCTCTTCcgcttccctcctcctcctctcctcctcaaggGCAAGCTGTCTTAGTTTCTctgactcctcctctgctctgagctTGCTTTGCTGAGTTTCCTCTGCaatgtttttcagtttgtttagcTCTAGCTCCAGGTCAAGTTTTCCTGATGAAGCCTTCTCAAAGTTGAGCTTAAGAATTCTGATCTCTTCCTCTACAACCCGCCTCTGTTTGAGTGTGTCATCCACTATGGCCTTTTGTCTTTCCATTTCAGTATCAGAGGATTTCTTGAGTTGAATAATTTTTTCCTCAATCTCTTGCTTGTGCTGGTTGGCCTGGTCTTCCAGAGCTTTCCTCTGGTACGCCTCATCCTCAGCATGTCGCCGGAGCCTCTCATTTTCTGCCTCCTTCTCTTTCAGAGCAATTTCGGCTTCTGTTTTTAAACGAGTCGCGTCACTTATTGCAGCCAGCTTCTCTTTGAGAATTCTCTCAGCCTCTGCTCTCTGACGAGCAGCCTCTTCCTCAGCAACTTGTCTCTGGTGCTTGGCCTCCTCTGAAATGGCTCTAAGCTTGCTTGCCTCGTCAGCCAGGTCCTTCATCTTGGCGGCTTCAGCCTCAAGAAGTTGTTTGCTCTTCTCTGTGTTGGACATGGTCTCCTTCTCTGCCTTGGACTTGAGCTGAATGAGTATATCCATTTCACTCCTCACTTTGGCCAGTTCATCCTCCAGCAGTTTCCTCTGTTGTTGAGCTGCAACAACTTCATTCTTCAGGCGGTAGAGTTCATCTTCAAGGAGggatctctgctgctctgcattgTCAAAGTCTGCCCTAAGACGAATCAGTTCTTGTTCTGCAGTGAGTTTCTGTTGAGCTGTGCTCTCAGCaatctttctctgcctctccagctcttttTCGGCCATATCCTTCTGCTTCAGGGCTGAGTCTTCAGCTTTGGCTCTCTTCTTAGCCTCACGCTCAGcctcgtctttttgtttttcagcttcCTCTTGAGCAAGGCTCTTTTTGTGAGCTTCTTCCTCAGCCTGGAGTCTCAGGCGGAGGGCCTCATTTGCTTTCTGCCTCCATTTTTCAAGCTCTTTTTCGGCCTCTTCCCTGGCATCATCTGCATCTTCCTGTTGTCTCTTAAGATGTGCTGCTTGTTGTTGCAGCTGAAGGACAGCACCATGCTCCTGTTTGAGGGATTCCTCTAACTTTGAGGTCTTTTCCACAAAGGAGTGTTGTTTGCTCTGGAGCTCAGTGGCAGCAGTCTTCTGGGCTACCTCCTGAGCGACCTTTATTTGTCTTGCCTTTTCTATTTCTGCTTGCTTCACCTGCCTTTCGGCCTCCTCGGCCTGCCTCTTTAGATTTTCAAGGTCTTCCAGGGCTATTTGCTTTTGCCTGGCAGCTTCCTTCTCTGCTTCAGATTTCAGTTGGAGTTCCTCCTCTGCCATGCGCTTTTTCTGGGTCTCTTCCTTGACTTGTTTGCGGAGCTTCTCGGCTTCCTCTTGGGCAGCCTTCCTGAGTTTCTCAGCCTCGGCCGCTCTCTCACGAAGTTGCTTGAGCTCAGATTCTGCAGTCGATTTTTGATGTACAGTTGTCTCCAGCTGAATCCTAATAAGGTGGATTTCCTCTTCAATCTTGAGCCTGCTTTGGAGAGCTTCATCCACTTGTTGACTTTTGTCGTTGATCTGCTGCTCTGACATGTTTTTGAGCTCATGCAGTTCCAgctggatgttgtgtttttgtttttctgcatctaCAGCAGCATTTTCTCTCTTGCTTACTTCCTGCTGCATTTTGAGCTTCAGCTCCTGAGCCTCTTTCTCAGCTTTGGCAATGGCCTTTGCGTGACCTTCGGCTAACTGCTTCTGTTTGTCTAACTCGGCCTGCATCTTGgccatttttttctgctcttcCGCTTTGAGTTTCTCTGCAGCTTTCTGCATTAGTGGAAGCAAATGGTAAAGAAAGGATTAAAATCAAGCATGACAGGTTAAAGGTAACACTTTACACTAACCAGCTCTAAACAGTGTGGCTTTAAGTTGTAATTACTATAGTAATTACAGCTTAATCACACTGGAGCGATTtaatgtactgtattacccaggcaatgttaatgttaaaaaaattagCTCAAAGATCAATCACTAGATGCAAATTAGATGCACAATCATCACAGTTAT from Pleuronectes platessa chromosome 10, fPlePla1.1, whole genome shotgun sequence harbors:
- the LOC128448984 gene encoding plectin isoform X13, producing the protein MFSMESFSSSKDERDRVQKKTFTKWVNKHLIKHRRGPESQHHVTDLYEDLRDGHNLISLLEVLSGDTLPREKGRMRFHKLQNVQIALDFLRHRQVKLVNIRNDDIADGNPKLTLGLIWTIILHFQVSIAIADIQVNGQSEDMTAKEKLLLWSQRMTDGYQGIRCDNFTTSWRDGKLFNAVIHKHCPRHIDMGKVYRQNNIENLEQAFNVAEREMGVTRLLDPEDVDVPHPDEKSIITYVSSLYDAMPRPAAHDGARGNELELRWQEYYELVTILQQWMRHHIMIFEERKFPASYEEIELLWRQFLKFKETELPVKETDKSRSKHIYQSFESAVQSGQLKVPPTYHPIDVEKEWGRLHVAILERERLLRTEFERLERLQRIVIKVQMESGVWDEQLSHLETLLQTDIRLLNAGKPAKHTAEVERELDKADKMIRLLFNDVQLLKDGRHPQAEQMYRKVYHIHERLVNLRSDYNLRLKSSVTISHTNLVSSQQSTMKLRPELDDVTLRYVKDLLAWVEENQRRIDDAEWGSDLPSVESQLGSHRGLNQTVEDFRSKIERARADESQLSPVSKVAYKEYLGKLDLQYAKLLNSSKSRLRNLDLLHSFVSSSTKELMWLNEKEEEDVNFDWSDRNTNMTAKKDNYSGLMRELELREKKVNDIQTLGDKLVRDGHPGKKTVEAFTAALQTQWSWLLQLCCCIEAHLKENTAYYQFFADVKEAQDKMRKMQETMKKKYSCDRSTTATRLEDLLQDAVEEKEELNEFKTMVTGLNKRAKSIIQLKPRNPTTPIKGKMPIQAVCDFKQQEITVHKGDECALLNNSQPFKWKVRNHSGHEAVVPSVCFIVPPVNKEAVDSVSSLDGGHQQMVTMWQMLHVDMKSMLSWQYLMRDFTQIRSWNITMLRTMKTEEYRLMMRNLELHYQDYMRDSQDSQLFGPDDRMQIEGDYTKSTQHFDNLLRSMEKGQKNESLCKNYISEIKDLRLHIEDCEAKTVARIRKPLDKEPLKECIQKTTEQKKVQVELEGLKKDLDKVTVRTQDVLSSPQQSASAPVLRSELELTVQKMDHAHMLSSIYLDKLKTVDMVIRNTQGAEGVLKQYEDCLRDVHTVPSDVKEVENYRSKLKKMRVEAESEQPVFDSLEEELKKASAVSDKMYRVHSERDTELDHYRQLLSGLQDRWKAVFTQVDLRQRELEQLGRQLGYYRESYDWLISWIADAKQRQETIQAVSITDSKTLKEQLAQEKKLLEEIEKNKDSVDECQNYAKAYIDTIKDYELQLVAYKAQVEPLTSPVKKSKLDSASDNIIQEYVTLRTRYSELMTLTSQYIKFITDSQRRLENEEKAAEKLKAEEQKKMAKMQAELDKQKQLAEGHAKAIAKAEKEAQELKLKMQQEVSKRENAAVDAEKQKHNIQLELHELKNMSEQQINDKSQQVDEALQSRLKIEEEIHLIRIQLETTVHQKSTAESELKQLRERAAEAEKLRKAAQEEAEKLRKQVKEETQKKRMAEEELQLKSEAEKEAARQKQIALEDLENLKRQAEEAERQVKQAEIEKARQIKVAQEVAQKTAATELQSKQHSFVEKTSKLEESLKQEHGAVLQLQQQAAHLKRQQEDADDAREEAEKELEKWRQKANEALRLRLQAEEEAHKKSLAQEEAEKQKDEAEREAKKRAKAEDSALKQKDMAEKELERQRKIAESTAQQKLTAEQELIRLRADFDNAEQQRSLLEDELYRLKNEVVAAQQQRKLLEDELAKVRSEMDILIQLKSKAEKETMSNTEKSKQLLEAEAAKMKDLADEASKLRAISEEAKHQRQVAEEEAARQRAEAERILKEKLAAISDATRLKTEAEIALKEKEAENERLRRHAEDEAYQRKALEDQANQHKQEIEEKIIQLKKSSDTEMERQKAIVDDTLKQRRVVEEEIRILKLNFEKASSGKLDLELELNKLKNIAEETQQSKLRAEEESEKLRQLALEEERRRREAEEKVKKITAAEEEAGRQCKTAQDELDRLKRKAELARKQKDEADEEAEKQIVAAQQASLKCNAAEQQVQSVLAQQKEDSITKKKLKDEYEKAKQLAKEAEAAKEKAEREAALFRQQAEEAERQRAAAEQEAAIQAKAQEDAERMRKEAEFEAAKRAQAETSALKQKHHADAEMAKHKKLAEQTLKQKFQVEQELTKVKLQLDETDNQKSVLDEELQRLKDEVDDAVKQKGQVEEELFKVKIQMEELLKLKIRIEEENQRLIKKDKDNTQKFLEEEAETMKNLAEDAARLSVEAKEAARLRQIAEDDLNHQRTLAEKMLKEKMQAIQEASKLKAEAEMLQRQKDLAQQQAQKLLEDKQLMQQRLEEETEEYQKSLEAERKRQLEIIAEAEKLKLQVSQLSEAQAKAEEEAKKFRKQADTIAARLHETEIATKEKMTVVEKMTVDRLNTSKEADDLRKAIADLEKEKSRLKQDAEELQYKSKEIADAQQKQMEHEKTVLQQSFLTEKEMLLKKEKLIEDQKKKLESQFEEEVKKAKALKDEQERQRQQMEEEKKKLQATMDAALNRQKEAETSMLSKQKEMQDLENQRLEQERILAEENQKLRDKLQQLEDAQKDQVTKESVTVVKTISTVYNGRNASDVVDSVEKRPDPLAFDGIRDKVPASRLHEIGLLPKKDFDNLKNGKTTAQELGETEKLKVILKGKNCIAGVLTPSKQKMSIYVASEEKKITPGTALILLEAQAATGYMLDPIQNQKLSVNEAVKEGLIGPELHNKMLSAERAVVGYKDPYTGGKISFFEAMKKGLTEHDHAIRVLEAQLATGGIVDPINSHRVPNEIAYKQGQYDAEMNKVMENPSEDQKGYFDPSTQEPLTYSELMARCVTDPDTGLLLLPITDKAAQCSSIYTEEETKDVFSNTTVSVPFGKFKGKTVTIWEIINSEYFTEDQKKDLLRQYKTGKITIEKIIKIVITVAEEKEKKKEITFDGLRAPVPAAELLESKIIDKDLFNKLNKGKKTVKEVSEMEHVHKALKGTNCIAGVVTDSTKETMSFYQAMKNDIMRQGPALIMLEAQAGTGYVVDPVQNQKYTVDEAVKAGVVGPELHEKLLSAERAVTGFKDPYTGKTVSLYQAMKKDLIPKEQGIRLLDAQMTTGGIIDPVKSHRISHDIACKRNYFDDEMKQVLSSPTDETKCFFDPNTKEKVTYSELFKRCVTDEKTGLQLLPLSDEAINAKEEPSYTEAQTKEAMTQATVEIDSGPFKGRKMTIWEIINSEYLTEEQRLDLLRQFRSGKITIERIIKIVVTIVDDKEAKKQEQSSFKGLRAPVPAVSLYDSKIIDKPTFELIQQGKTTPKQVTEKNPDINKYLKGSDSIAGICLELTKEKISIYQAMKKKLLRHTTGLSLLEAQAATGFIVDPVRNQCLSVDEAVKSGLVGPELHEKLLSAEKAVTGYKDPFTGSKISLFEAMQKDLILKEHAMPLLEAQMVSGGIIDPVNSHRVPDDVAYQKNIFSKAVAKTLSEPTDDNKAFSDPESDENATYRQLKNKCQRDPETGLYILPLSKPQSPTVVEKTYLYTEEQTESDLTDTQIDIPIEGLADKPLNLWDVMNSNMIPESERQKLMDEYRSGKITKERMIIIIIEIMEQREIIRNDSPLSYKTLRRRITIEELYNARIIDLETYNLLKQGKRNIRDIMEMTSVKQYLYGTGCVAGVTTDSSSKVSIYQAMKRGFLKQEVAMNLLEAQAATGFLVDPVKNETLTVDEAVRKGVVGPEIHDKLLSAERAVTGYKDPYSGKIISLFQAMKKDLVPEDYALKMLEAQTATGGIIDPEFQFHLPTDIAIQRGYINKETNEKLASEVKGFVDPVTDEKLPYSQLLKRCKLDGGLRLLSLGDKRLTFKGLRKQITMEELLRSQIIDQETVTQLNEGLISVEEVSERLSRYLEGTSCIAGVFLESTKERLSIYQAMKKNMIRPGTAFELLEAQAATAFVIDPIKNLKLTVSEAVRMGIVGPEFKDKLLSAERAVTGYRDPYSGNTISLFQAMKKGLILKDHGIRLLEAQIATGGIIDPEESHRVPVEIAYKRGFFDEEMNEILTDPSDDTKGFFDPNTEENLTYLGLMERCITDPDTGLVLLLLKDKKRERKTSSKTSVRKRRVVIVDPETGKEMTVYEAYRKGLIDHQTYLELAEQECEWEEITTTSSDGNVKSLIIDRRSGRQYDVDDALSRGLIDQKALETYRSGNLSITEFADMLSGNMGGFRSRSSSFGSTTGSTFSSSMSPIPSVKAPAIIWNDPSELTGPIAGILDIDTLEKVSVTEAIHRNLVDNITGQRLLEAQACTGGIIDPTSGERLSVTDAAEKGLVDKIVVDRLNLAQKAFNGFEDPRTKVKMSASQALKKGWLYYEAGQRFLEIQYLTGGLIEPDVEDRVTLDESIRKGTIDARTAQKLRDVSAYSKYLTCPKTKLKISFKDAMDRSMIEEGTSLRLLEASSQSSKGLYSPYNVSNSGSAYGSRSGSRTGSRTGSRRGSIDAGSGFSMNFSSSSFSSSSTGYNRRF